A stretch of the Plasmodium berghei ANKA genome assembly, chromosome: 10 genome encodes the following:
- a CDS encoding choline kinase → MEDNNNRSNNIENGKIDLLNCNNNNNEDIKLLKIEKGLSYDDLEAFNSIQLNQETEILATPFRSQEINMKNDIPLCAQEFSDLTDPLYIKKICLEKVTEWNKFTERDIYVKQILSGLTNQLFEVGLKECSVSQNPSIRKHILFRIYGKYVGELYNTDLEIEVYETMSKYKISPKLLNTFSGGRIEEWLYGNPLKNEDLQNSKILIAIANMLGKFHTLAIKKTLPSHWDKTPCIYKRIKEWKIQISKLKNLDKFKGDINKYYQESDKFIKFMNKYTKEDNIRNHITFCHNDLQENNIINTNNCLRLIDFEYAGYNFIATDIAIFFIETSIDYSTDTYPFYEINKNHYISHENRKLFINEYLSIYLGKSQIPYDQKIVDSILDAIEIHALGANLLWGFWSIIRGYQVKCYNEFDFFLYAQDRFKLYDEQKKYLLSKNLIPDYD, encoded by the coding sequence atggaagataataataacagatcaaataatattgaaaatggaaaaatcgacttattaaattgtaacaataataacaatgaagatataaaattattgaaaattGAAAAAGGTTTAAGTTATGACGATTTGGAAGCGTTTAATTCTATTCAATTAAATCAAGAAACTGAAATATTAGCTACGCCATTTCGATCCCAAGaaattaatatgaaaaatgatATTCCGTTATGTGCTCAAGAATTTTCTGACTTAACAGAtccattatatattaaaaaaatatgtttagaAAAAGTCACAGAATGGAATAAATTTACTGAAAGggatatatatgttaaacaaatattaagTGGATTAACAAATCAATTATTTGAAGTAGGATTAAAAGAATGTTCGGTTAGTCAAAATCCATCAATAagaaaacatattttatttagaatatatggaaaatatgttggtgaattatataatacagACTTAGAGATTGAAGTATATGAAACGATgagtaaatataaaatatctCCAAAACTATTAAACACATTTTCTGGTGGTCGTATAGAAGAATGGTTATATGGAAAtcctttaaaaaatgaggatttacaaaattcaaaaatattaattgcCATAGCTAATATGTTAGGTAAATTTCATACATTAGctattaaaaaaactttACCAAGCCATTGGGATAAAACACCATGTATTTACAAAAGAATAAAAGAATggaaaatacaaatttctaaattaaaaaatttagataaatttaaaggtgatataaataaatattatcaagaatctgataaatttattaaatttatgaataaatatacaaaagaAGATAATATTAGGAATCATATAACTTTTTGTCATAATGATTTacaagaaaataatattataaatacaaacaATTGTTTACGACTAATTGATTTTGAATATGCTGGATATAATTTCATAGCTACAGATATagcaatattttttatcgaAACATCTATTGATTATTCTACAGACACTTATCctttttatgaaataaataaaaatcacTATATATCACAtgaaaatagaaaattgtttattaatgaatatttatcaatttATTTAGGAAAGTCACAAATACCGTATGATCAAAAAATCGTCGACTCGATTTTAGATGCAATTGAAATCCACGCATTAGGTGCTAACTTATTATGGGGGTTCTGGTCGATTATTCGAGGTTATCAAGTAAAATGCTATAATgaatttgattttttcCTATATGCACAAGATCGATTTAAACTGTATGATGaacaaaagaaatatttactTTCAAAGAATCTTATTCCAGACTatgattaa